The nucleotide window AAAGAACCCGCAGGGGGCAATGCGTCATGGCGGACCGATGAGATCATGCGTGTCCTTCGAGCTGTGCCAGAAGCGGCGGTCGGCGGCGTCGGCGTCGCTTTTTCGGAGCGCCGGGCGCCCGTTCTTCGGTTTCGCGCGGCTCGGCGCTGCTGCCGATTTCGAGCGCTTCCGCGGCCGTCTCCGCGAAGTAGTCGGCCTTGACTTCCTTCCACAGTTCGTCCGCTCGATTGAAGATACCGCCAGAGACGAGGATGTTCATTGCGGGGCATGCACCGATGTCGCGGATGTAGTCGATCAACTGCCGAACCAGTGGCACATCCGACGGCTTGCTCCCAACAACCATCAGCATGTCGGGTTGAAGTTGACCCACGAGTGACCCGATCTCATCCTGCGGAATGCCTCCACCGAGGTAATAGACGTCCCATCCATCCGCTTCGAACAGGTCGGCGCACATCTGCGCGCTGAGTTCTTCAGCCTCGCCGGCCGCACAGGTCACGACGATTTTTCGGCCGTGCCGGGCTGCGCGGGGCAGGCGCGTTTGAAGATGATCGGCGATCGTCCGCGTGATGCGCGTCGCCATGTGTTCCTCAATCAGATTGATGCGGTCCTGTCGGTAGAGCGTGTCGACCCGCTCGAGCGCCGGCCAGACCAATTCGCGGTAGAGTTGCCGCGGTTCGTGACCGGAGTCGAGTGCTTTCAGGACCAACTCTCGGCAGACGTGCCGCTGTCCGGTGAGCAGGGGTTCCATGTAGCGTTCGAGGAGTTCTGACGTTCCCATTCGATTGAGGCTCCGGTTGGTTGCGGCCGACGTCAGCATTCATGCTGCGTGGCGCGACGGCTTCCATTTCGTCGCGTGGCCATTGGTTCTGTTGGGCTCGTTCGTGCACCGATCCTCGGGCACGTCGTGTCGTTTGGCTGACTGAAGGGAACTACGACACGCTCATTCGCTGGTGCTCTAGGTTACTTGGGAAGAGCAGATAGTTTAGATAACTTAGGTAAGATAGATAATCGGCGCAGAGGCGCAGATTTCTTTAGGTTACGCGCGATAATTGCGCCCCGAACAGAAGATGTTCATTGTATATCGTATAAGTCTGTTATATTAAATAAGTTATGAGAGTTTTGGCATGGATGCTACGCAGTTTCCGAGGTAGGACGACGGCGGGCCCGCGCGAAATCCGCATCGGGACCATCGATTTTGCCGAATCGAATAGCGTTCCTACGGTTGGTTTGGGCGATCAGGCGCGCACAGCCGACGAGAGCACTTCGTCCATGACCGTCACGAGGCCGGGAAGTTCCGGCTTCGTCAACTGTCGATCGGCGCCGACAGCCTTGCACTTCTTGAGGTTATCGTCGCTGACAAGTGAGCTGAAGACGATCACCGGGACATGCTTAAGTTGCGGATGTTCCTTGATGTTCTTGGTCAGACACAGTCCGTCCATGCGCGGCATCTCGATATCAGTTACGATGATGTCCGGCAATTCGCCGGTGTCGGCCGCGGCTCGAAGGCTGTTCCAGGCTTCTTCGCCATCGTGAGCAAGATTGATCTTCGTAAATCCGGCGTTTTGCAGTGAGTTCGTCAACATGCGGCGCATCGTGGCGGAGTCATCAGCCAGGAGCACGCGCGCATCCTGCCGCTGAACGCCCAGGGTGGTCGGCGCAGCATCTGCCAGTTGATCGATACCGGCGATTTTGAACGATATGCGCTCAAAATCGAGCATGAGAATCATCTGATTGTTGATCTTGAGCACGCTGGTCATGGCGGTGTCGCCTTCGGCTCCGGTCCAGGGCACCTCGCTCATATCCTTCCAGCTAACCCGGTGAATTCGGTCGATGTGATCGACAAGGAACCCCATTCGATCCTTGTTAAATTCCATGACGATGACGCGGGCGTTCTCTTCCGCGTCGGCCCGCGGCATGCCGAAATACTTGCGAAGATCGATCAGCGGGTGCACATGATCGCGCAATTTGAAGACGCCGCGGACCGCTTCGTGGCTATAAGGCAGCGTCGTGAGCGTGGGCATCGTCACAATCTCGCGCACCTTCGCCACGTTGACGCCGTAATAGCCTTCGTCGAGCAGGAATACGAGCACTTCCAGTTCGTTGGTGCCTGCCTCGGTCAGAATATTCGTGAGTTGGGTAGCCATTTCGGGAGTCCTTTGCTCATGTTCGATTCGGCTCGCGGGCCGAGTTTGTGAGTCGATCGGCTATCGGACGGATCCAGTCAAGCAAAAAGACGGCTGATCGGCGTCCTGGCTCGAGATAACGGACGGTGGCGGCGACGCATCATTCACGAAATAATGCGCGGCATTTTGCGGCGTCGGGGTGCGGCAATTGTTCACCGGCCTTGGCCCGATACCGCGCCGCGATTCGGGAGCCTGGCATGACATACGATCTGCGACCGGACGAGATTCGGGTGCTCGGCGTACTGATTGAAAAATCACTGGCCTTGCCCGCGTACTATCCGATGACGACGAATGCAATCACTGCGGCGTGCAATCAGAAGAACAATCGGGAGCCGGTGACACAGTACACGGAAAGCGAGGTCAGCGCGGCCATCTCGTCACTGCGCCGGCGGCAGCTCGTCGATCAGGCTCCGCCGGAGCGAAATTCGCGAGCGATCCGGTTTCAGCATCTGGTCGAGCAGCGGTATCAATGGAACGCGGCGACAAGGGCGATCATGTGCGAATTGATGATTCGCGGGCCGCAGACATCAGGCGAGCTCAAAGCCCATGCCGGACGCATGACACACCTGGAGTCAACCGAATACGCCCGCGAAATACTCTCCGAGTTGGAGCGATGCGATCCGCCGATGGTGGTGGAGATGCCTCTTGAAGCCGGCAAACGCGAACGACGTTTCGCGCAACTACTCGGAGGTCCGCCGGCTCCGGTTCCGAACTCCGCGGTCGCGGTTCCGATCGGAATGTCTACCGCCCGCTCCGCTTCCGGCGCTGTGGATTCGGCACGGCTTGAGGAGATGGAGGCTCGGCTGTCCAAGGTGGAACAGCAGCTGGCGGAACTGATGAAGTGTGTCATGTAGATGACACCTGATCAGGTTATCGCCCGCCGCCCGTCGCCATCCTGACGGTTTCGACGTAGGCCATGCGAAGCTGGTAGAGTGTGGTGTTAAGGGCTTGCTTTTCCTGGGGCTCCAGCCGGCCCTCGGTTTTCTGCTCAAGGATCGTCAGCAGGTCGATGTGATGCTTGGCGACGTCGAGGTTCGGCGGAATCGGCTGGCCGCCCGGACCGCGCATCCCGCCCAGGCCGACCATCACCTGCATCGCCAGAATCTGGACGATTTCGAGAAAGCTGGGTTCTGGAAAAGCGCCGGCATCGGCGGGATGGTCCGCGTCAACTTCCGCCGCGAGTTTCTCCTTTTCGGCGGCTGCCGCTGATTTCCAGTCGTCGTCGATGTGCAACTTCTTGCTGTCATCTGACATCAGGTTTTCTCCCTACTCGCGGTCAGGATCCGACAATAAAGCGGCCAGGGTCCGGTGCGCGAATGGGGGGGATCGCGTGGAGTCCGGAGCTCCTGGCCAATTACCTATCTTAACGTCTGAAAACACACAGACAAGGCTTTCTCGGCGCGGAACTGTAGGTAATCACAAGATTAACGGAATTCCTGAGAGATCAGTTTGCCCCCGATGGCAACCGCGGTCACTCGGCAATTCGGATTTGCGACTGCGGTTATCGGCTCATCGCCGGGCATTTCAGCAAGGTCAATCGCGACGAAATCGGCGCGTTTTCCGGGCTCGATGGTGCCAATTTCATCAGACCATCGTAAGGCCTGCGCGCCGTTGATCGTGGCCATTCGAAGCAGGTCATCGGGGTCTGTGCCGGACAAAGTCGCGAGTTCGTCGCGGATTGATAGCGTGGGGACGCATGCTGCGCTGTCGGTGCCTATGCAGACGTTGATGCCGGCTGAAAACAGTTTTCGCCAGGGATGGTTTGTATGACCATAAAACCTGTGGGCACGGGGGCAGAAGACGACAGATGCTCCAACATTGGCGATCCGGCTCATGTCGTCCGAGGTGGGGTAGTTGACATGCGCCAGGAGCGGTCGCGCGGCTTCGAATGCCGGACCCCAAAGCGCGCCGGACGCCTGCATCGCGGCATCGCTCTGGGCGTTCGGCGATCCGACACCTGACAAGAAGGCTTGTATGCCGCTTGGACGACCAGCAAGCCAATCGGCTTCGTCGCGTGTTTCAAGGCAGTGGATGGTCGCCGGCATTTGCTGTTCAGCGGCGAATTCGAGGGTGTGCATCATGTCGATCGGCGTCACTGTATAGGGGGCGTGGGGCGAGACACCGACTCGAAGACGGTCGGACTGGTGCATTTTCTTCGCCGTTTCGACTGCTCGAATCAGCGAGGCGCAGTCGCACGGCTCCTCGCGAGCCCCGCTGATCAACTCGATAAATGCGACGGCACGAATCGGAGACGCGGCCAGCGCGGCCGTGGCGGCTCCCGTGCGTGAGATGTCGCCGATACAGGTCACACCGGCCGCAATGGATTCATCGATGCCGGCGCCAATTCCCTCCTGTTCCAAACGGGCGGCGTGAGGGCGCCTGCGAAGTTCAATCAGCTTCTCGATCCACGTCCATAAGGGCTCGGCCGGGATCATGTCGCGGTAGGCGGTCAGTTCGAGGTGTGCGTGTGCGTTGATGAATCCAGGTGTCACGATCACGTCGCCGAGATCGATCAGCGGCGTGCCTGACGGCCGATGGTCGCGGATGTCAGCAGTGGGGCCGACGGCCGTGATGCGCGTGCCATCGACGGCAATGCAGCCGTCGTCAATCGGCGGCGTGGCGACCGGGGCGATGCATCTCGCGCGATAGATGGTCATTCGATACCGGCACACATCA belongs to Phycisphaerae bacterium and includes:
- a CDS encoding cobalamin-dependent protein (Presence of a B(12) (cobalamin)-binding domain implies dependence on cobalamin itself, in one of its several forms, or in some unusual lineages, dependence on a cobalamin-like analog.), encoding MGTSELLERYMEPLLTGQRHVCRELVLKALDSGHEPRQLYRELVWPALERVDTLYRQDRINLIEEHMATRITRTIADHLQTRLPRAARHGRKIVVTCAAGEAEELSAQMCADLFEADGWDVYYLGGGIPQDEIGSLVGQLQPDMLMVVGSKPSDVPLVRQLIDYIRDIGACPAMNILVSGGIFNRADELWKEVKADYFAETAAEALEIGSSAEPRETEERAPGAPKKRRRRRRPPLLAQLEGHA
- a CDS encoding chemotaxis protein CheV, coding for MATQLTNILTEAGTNELEVLVFLLDEGYYGVNVAKVREIVTMPTLTTLPYSHEAVRGVFKLRDHVHPLIDLRKYFGMPRADAEENARVIVMEFNKDRMGFLVDHIDRIHRVSWKDMSEVPWTGAEGDTAMTSVLKINNQMILMLDFERISFKIAGIDQLADAAPTTLGVQRQDARVLLADDSATMRRMLTNSLQNAGFTKINLAHDGEEAWNSLRAAADTGELPDIIVTDIEMPRMDGLCLTKNIKEHPQLKHVPVIVFSSLVSDDNLKKCKAVGADRQLTKPELPGLVTVMDEVLSSAVRA
- a CDS encoding DUF480 domain-containing protein, with translation MTYDLRPDEIRVLGVLIEKSLALPAYYPMTTNAITAACNQKNNREPVTQYTESEVSAAISSLRRRQLVDQAPPERNSRAIRFQHLVEQRYQWNAATRAIMCELMIRGPQTSGELKAHAGRMTHLESTEYAREILSELERCDPPMVVEMPLEAGKRERRFAQLLGGPPAPVPNSAVAVPIGMSTARSASGAVDSARLEEMEARLSKVEQQLAELMKCVM
- a CDS encoding DUF1844 domain-containing protein, giving the protein MSDDSKKLHIDDDWKSAAAAEKEKLAAEVDADHPADAGAFPEPSFLEIVQILAMQVMVGLGGMRGPGGQPIPPNLDVAKHHIDLLTILEQKTEGRLEPQEKQALNTTLYQLRMAYVETVRMATGGGR
- a CDS encoding amidohydrolase family protein; the encoded protein is MTIYRARCIAPVATPPIDDGCIAVDGTRITAVGPTADIRDHRPSGTPLIDLGDVIVTPGFINAHAHLELTAYRDMIPAEPLWTWIEKLIELRRRPHAARLEQEGIGAGIDESIAAGVTCIGDISRTGAATAALAASPIRAVAFIELISGAREEPCDCASLIRAVETAKKMHQSDRLRVGVSPHAPYTVTPIDMMHTLEFAAEQQMPATIHCLETRDEADWLAGRPSGIQAFLSGVGSPNAQSDAAMQASGALWGPAFEAARPLLAHVNYPTSDDMSRIANVGASVVFCPRAHRFYGHTNHPWRKLFSAGINVCIGTDSAACVPTLSIRDELATLSGTDPDDLLRMATINGAQALRWSDEIGTIEPGKRADFVAIDLAEMPGDEPITAVANPNCRVTAVAIGGKLISQEFR